One window of the Archaeoglobus sulfaticallidus PM70-1 genome contains the following:
- a CDS encoding metal-dependent hydrolase encodes MPDWLAHVLFAYILCKVLGIRFKVFSNENTAIVIVGSLVPDTVKVGLIFDLIDVHAWDFIAPLHTPAGSLLVAGLISLLFYEVYTVFLLLILGFTTHYMLDLLLKHVSGGMLLLFPFSWGGYQLGLIQVDDYRITLVFVVLAVIVYAVTRNKTS; translated from the coding sequence ATGCCTGACTGGTTAGCCCACGTTCTGTTTGCTTACATTTTATGTAAAGTTTTGGGGATTAGATTTAAGGTATTTAGCAATGAAAACACGGCAATAGTTATAGTAGGTTCCTTAGTACCAGATACTGTGAAGGTAGGGTTGATCTTTGATTTGATTGATGTTCATGCATGGGATTTTATCGCTCCACTGCATACTCCTGCTGGCTCATTACTTGTTGCGGGTTTGATTTCTCTGCTGTTTTATGAGGTGTATACTGTATTTTTGCTGTTAATTCTGGGGTTCACAACTCATTACATGCTTGATTTGTTGCTTAAGCATGTGAGTGGTGGAATGCTTTTGCTGTTTCCGTTTAGCTGGGGGGGATATCAGCTGGGGTTGATACAGGTTGATGACTACAGGATAACGCTGGTTTTTGTGGTACTGGCAGTTATCGTTTATGCTGTTACTCGAAACAAAACATCTTAA
- the fabG gene encoding 3-oxoacyl-[acyl-carrier-protein] reductase, with the protein MIYAMRENLRLRGKVALVTGSSRGIGRAVALSLAREGSDVVVSYLEKKEKAREVADMIEDMGRRAITIQVDVKNFNEVAHMVEHVIKKLGRIDILVNNAGIIRDRTIKKMEKEEWDDVINTNLTGVFNCTKAVIPYMEKQGGGKIVNISSVIGLAGNFGQTNYAASKAGVIGFTKSLAKELARKGILVNAVAPGFVETGMLKAIPNRIKKQILERIPLGRFATPDEISKVVVFLASDDANYITGQVIIVDGGWYI; encoded by the coding sequence ATGATATACGCCATGCGTGAAAACTTGAGGTTAAGAGGAAAGGTTGCATTGGTTACTGGGAGTTCAAGAGGAATTGGAAGGGCAGTAGCTCTATCTTTAGCGAGAGAGGGTTCGGATGTTGTAGTGAGCTATTTAGAAAAAAAAGAAAAAGCTAGAGAAGTGGCAGATATGATAGAAGATATGGGCAGACGTGCTATAACAATTCAAGTAGATGTAAAAAATTTTAATGAAGTCGCACATATGGTAGAACATGTTATAAAGAAACTTGGGAGGATAGATATACTTGTTAATAATGCAGGGATTATCAGAGATAGAACTATTAAAAAAATGGAAAAGGAAGAATGGGACGATGTAATCAACACAAATCTTACTGGAGTTTTCAACTGTACTAAGGCTGTAATACCCTACATGGAGAAACAGGGGGGTGGAAAAATTGTAAATATCTCTTCAGTTATTGGGTTAGCAGGAAATTTTGGTCAAACGAATTATGCGGCATCAAAAGCAGGTGTAATTGGATTTACCAAATCTTTAGCCAAAGAACTCGCAAGAAAGGGAATATTGGTTAATGCGGTAGCTCCAGGATTTGTAGAGACTGGTATGCTCAAAGCTATTCCAAACAGAATAAAAAAGCAAATATTGGAAAGAATACCACTAGGCAGATTTGCAACTCCAGATGAGATCTCAAAAGTGGTGGTATTTTTAGCTTCTGATGATGCTAACTATATAACAGGTCAAGTCATCATCGTAGATGGAGGCTGGTATATATGA
- a CDS encoding NAD-dependent epimerase/dehydratase family protein, whose protein sequence is MKILVTGASGQIGSYVLERFVDNCDAIGVDLRRCPIKDLRDLVLQGDLRNCEFVRKVVRDMDAVVHLAAQVSVENSWSNPVYDAGNNIISTINLLKACSDVEVSRFVYISSAAVYGNPQYVPVDEEHPKNPISPYGVSKLTGEYYCRVFSDRIHTVTIRPFNVFSARMDPSNPYSGVIAKFISRVKQKLPPVIYGDGNQTRDFIHVRDVVDFIEIAVKKGVNGGAYNVGTGRETSIQELAEIIMEIAGINSRPVFDKPRPGDIRRSCADISKARKLGFEPKTDLRRDLDEIFEEW, encoded by the coding sequence ATGAAAATTCTCGTTACTGGTGCATCAGGACAAATCGGCTCATATGTGCTGGAAAGGTTTGTAGATAATTGTGATGCTATTGGAGTTGATTTAAGGCGTTGTCCGATTAAGGATCTGAGAGATTTGGTTTTGCAGGGTGATTTAAGGAATTGCGAGTTTGTGAGAAAGGTTGTTAGGGATATGGATGCTGTTGTTCATTTGGCAGCTCAGGTTTCTGTTGAGAACAGCTGGAGTAATCCTGTTTATGATGCTGGAAACAACATAATCTCTACGATTAACCTTTTAAAAGCCTGTTCAGACGTTGAAGTCAGTAGATTCGTTTATATCTCATCTGCCGCTGTCTATGGAAATCCCCAGTATGTTCCAGTTGATGAAGAACATCCAAAGAATCCTATTTCTCCCTATGGAGTTAGCAAGCTTACTGGTGAATACTACTGTAGAGTTTTCTCAGACAGAATCCATACTGTCACAATCAGACCATTCAATGTTTTCTCAGCGAGAATGGATCCAAGCAATCCCTACTCTGGCGTAATAGCCAAATTCATTTCAAGAGTTAAGCAGAAACTTCCTCCAGTAATTTATGGGGATGGGAATCAGACGAGAGATTTTATCCACGTTAGGGACGTAGTCGATTTTATAGAGATAGCTGTTAAAAAAGGAGTAAATGGAGGAGCGTATAATGTTGGAACTGGGAGGGAAACTTCTATTCAGGAGCTTGCTGAAATTATCATGGAAATCGCTGGCATCAACAGTAGGCCGGTTTTTGATAAGCCTAGACCGGGAGATATAAGAAGGTCATGTGCAGATATATCAAAAGCCAGAAAGCTTGGATTTGAGCCGAAAACTGATTTAAGAAGAGATTTAGATGAAATCTTTGAGGAATGGTAA
- a CDS encoding metal-dependent hydrolase, translating to MISRCFLLVFGFTTHYMLDLLLKHVSSGIPLLFPFSWEESWGWYRVMIAGWLLVVLAVVVRAATRNGSKTFGGKRFCMLAVDILSQVSLPVNNLRLKIKTY from the coding sequence ATGATCTCACGGTGTTTTCTGCTGGTGTTTGGTTTTACCACTCATTACATGCTTGATTTGTTGCTAAAGCATGTGAGCAGTGGAATACCTTTGCTGTTTCCGTTTAGCTGGGAGGAATCGTGGGGGTGGTACAGAGTGATGATTGCAGGATGGCTGCTAGTGGTGCTGGCAGTTGTTGTTCGTGCTGCAACCAGAAACGGCAGTAAGACATTTGGGGGGAAGAGATTCTGTATGTTGGCTGTTGATATATTATCTCAGGTAAGTTTGCCTGTCAACAACTTACGCTTGAAAATCAAAACCTATTAA
- a CDS encoding oligosaccharide flippase family protein, with product MKDDMRLEDVGRKEETHWNIKSNLQRIILHIRDLFIQTTRIITSKEKLREHARTPLYENAYYLMAGSVVSASLGLIYWIVIARIYSPAEIGLASALISTVGMLSSFSLLGFNLGLVRFLPEDEDKNGTINSCLTMSGLISMMLSIIFISGITLWMPKLLFLKENMVFSLLFTFFAIIGSILFMQRYVFIAFRSVKFNFLQQIIANVLKIPLAIVLISLGVLGIFLAYGSALLLAVILGNVLIRIILPGYSPLPTIKKKVINDMLHYSFANYVAGIFGGISNFILPLMVLSILGAEANAYFTIAFTASMMVFTVPCAIATSLFAEGSNVPEKLRINAIRSIKLSFILLIPLSILIFLFGDKILLLFGRAYSENAFKLLSIFIISAVPISIIETYVSVERVRRKVGNVLVTYVIMATSTIVMSYLLMTRIGLVGVGIGWLIGTGIAALVVTTRQVRFILEM from the coding sequence ATGAAAGATGATATGAGGCTGGAGGATGTAGGAAGAAAAGAAGAAACTCACTGGAACATTAAGAGTAATCTTCAAAGGATTATTCTACACATTAGGGATTTGTTTATACAGACAACAAGAATTATCACTTCTAAAGAAAAACTTAGAGAGCACGCACGTACTCCTCTCTATGAAAATGCCTACTATTTAATGGCAGGAAGCGTTGTATCGGCATCACTTGGCCTCATTTATTGGATTGTGATAGCGAGGATTTATTCACCAGCGGAGATAGGCTTAGCTAGTGCTTTGATCTCCACTGTAGGAATGCTTTCCTCTTTTTCACTTTTAGGTTTTAACTTAGGCTTGGTAAGATTCTTACCAGAAGATGAAGATAAAAACGGAACAATAAACTCATGTCTTACCATGTCAGGATTAATTTCAATGATGTTATCAATAATTTTCATTTCTGGTATTACTCTCTGGATGCCAAAATTATTATTCCTCAAGGAAAATATGGTTTTTTCCCTACTTTTTACGTTTTTTGCTATCATTGGTTCAATTCTCTTTATGCAAAGGTATGTGTTTATAGCATTTCGCTCTGTCAAGTTTAACTTTTTGCAGCAGATAATAGCAAATGTTCTAAAAATTCCTTTAGCTATAGTTTTGATTTCTTTAGGTGTGTTGGGCATCTTTTTAGCCTATGGTTCGGCATTACTCTTAGCAGTTATACTTGGTAATGTTCTCATAAGGATAATTCTTCCAGGTTATTCTCCATTACCTACAATTAAAAAGAAGGTCATTAATGACATGCTACACTACTCTTTTGCAAATTATGTTGCTGGTATTTTTGGAGGAATCTCAAACTTTATTTTACCACTAATGGTATTAAGTATACTAGGAGCTGAGGCTAATGCTTACTTTACCATAGCATTTACTGCATCAATGATGGTATTTACGGTCCCATGTGCAATAGCAACATCCTTATTCGCAGAAGGTTCAAATGTACCCGAAAAACTTCGCATCAACGCTATTAGGTCAATAAAGCTCTCGTTTATTCTACTTATTCCACTGTCAATTCTTATCTTCCTTTTTGGTGATAAAATCTTGTTGCTCTTTGGGAGAGCATATTCTGAAAATGCCTTTAAACTGCTATCAATTTTCATCATCTCAGCAGTTCCAATTAGCATCATCGAAACCTATGTATCTGTTGAGAGAGTGAGGAGAAAAGTAGGAAATGTATTAGTTACATATGTGATAATGGCTACATCTACTATTGTTATGAGCTACTTATTAATGACCAGAATCGGTCTAGTAGGTGTGGGAATAGGATGGCTTATAGGAACGGGAATCGCAGCTTTAGTAGTAACGACAAGACAAGTTAGATTTATACTGGAAATGTGA
- a CDS encoding alkaline phosphatase family protein, giving the protein MVPTILDILDIPTEGYDFDGRSLLPLLRNEIKQLHSFICAEETFYQYKRAIRTDKYKYIQALSEKSVVCRSCGIVHGGFEELYNLKEDPEEENNIIENDYEIAMELRDTLSKWVEHIENKKFEKAKIKEKIKRLRSFDKI; this is encoded by the coding sequence TTGGTTCCAACCATTCTAGATATTTTAGATATACCTACTGAAGGATATGACTTTGATGGAAGGAGTTTGCTACCTTTATTACGCAATGAGATTAAACAATTGCATTCATTCATTTGTGCTGAAGAAACTTTTTATCAATATAAACGAGCAATTAGAACAGACAAATATAAATACATTCAAGCGTTATCAGAAAAAAGTGTTGTATGCAGAAGTTGCGGCATTGTGCATGGTGGCTTTGAAGAATTATATAACTTAAAAGAAGACCCGGAAGAAGAAAACAATATTATTGAAAATGACTATGAGATCGCTATGGAGCTCAGAGACACATTATCCAAATGGGTAGAACATATTGAAAACAAAAAGTTTGAAAAAGCAAAAATTAAAGAGAAAATAAAGAGACTGAGATCTTTTGACAAAATCTAA
- a CDS encoding Gfo/Idh/MocA family protein, producing the protein MRGLENIRVGVIGVGVMGKNHVRVYKELGCELVGIADVDKERVEEVSRLYGTRAFMSYKELLNSRIDAVSIAVPTTFHGKVALDAINAGVNVLVEKPIADSVKSALEIIEAAKKRSVKLMVGHVERFNPVVEVIKERIAHADVISISTVRVGPLPPRIKDVGVVLDLATHDIDLARYLTESEPVEIYSFISSSLYNKEDTALIMLKMENGVLVNINVNWLTPFKVREISIATADKFIRGWLIEQKVREYVRHGDDSYIVKELKVPYDEPLKLELSAFVESIIKDKPVPVSGEDGLKVLEVAELCMM; encoded by the coding sequence ATGAGAGGTCTCGAAAACATAAGAGTTGGAGTAATTGGAGTAGGTGTAATGGGAAAAAACCATGTAAGAGTATACAAAGAGCTAGGTTGCGAGCTCGTTGGCATAGCTGACGTGGATAAAGAAAGGGTTGAAGAAGTCTCAAGATTATACGGAACGAGGGCCTTCATGAGTTACAAAGAGTTGCTCAATTCACGCATAGATGCCGTGAGTATAGCAGTTCCAACTACCTTTCACGGGAAAGTAGCTTTAGATGCGATAAACGCTGGAGTAAATGTCCTTGTAGAGAAACCAATAGCAGATAGCGTAAAGAGCGCTTTAGAAATAATTGAAGCAGCTAAGAAGAGAAGTGTAAAGCTTATGGTTGGACATGTTGAGCGATTCAACCCAGTGGTAGAAGTGATAAAAGAGAGGATAGCGCATGCCGATGTAATATCAATAAGCACAGTTAGGGTTGGACCCTTACCACCAAGAATAAAAGATGTAGGTGTTGTCCTCGATTTAGCGACCCATGATATAGATTTGGCAAGGTATCTTACCGAATCTGAACCTGTAGAGATATATTCCTTTATATCGAGCTCTCTATATAACAAAGAAGATACAGCTCTAATAATGCTTAAAATGGAAAATGGTGTGTTGGTAAACATAAATGTGAACTGGTTAACACCTTTTAAGGTTAGAGAGATAAGTATTGCAACTGCTGATAAATTTATAAGGGGGTGGTTGATTGAACAAAAAGTACGCGAATACGTAAGACATGGAGATGACTCTTACATTGTAAAAGAGCTTAAAGTTCCATACGATGAGCCACTAAAACTAGAGTTATCCGCCTTTGTGGAATCTATTATTAAGGATAAACCAGTTCCAGTAAGTGGGGAAGATGGATTAAAGGTTTTAGAAGTTGCCGAGTTATGTATGATGTAA
- a CDS encoding LbetaH domain-containing protein, with protein MRWTLRPEVLDTLRRLFHIDSKDLEWVNGSLICKDAEIKSSTLILPGCMIVGEVEIGGNNVIGPYTVIGAPPQHRDFYSSKLPETGKIVIGNNNIIREFVTVHLPTEGETVIGDNCFLLAYVHLGHDVILGNNVTLSNNTQIGGHSTIKDNVITGLNTCIHQYTTLGAYSMIGMGSIVVKDVPPFVVYKNFICYKINEVGLERAGFNTSEIEEIKKYYKEFLDIDKITSLRVKKHLIDFLNTRNSNRKIAEVDIS; from the coding sequence ATGAGATGGACATTAAGGCCTGAAGTGCTCGATACACTCAGAAGGTTGTTTCACATAGATTCTAAAGATTTAGAATGGGTTAATGGGAGCTTAATATGCAAAGATGCGGAGATCAAGAGCTCCACACTCATTCTGCCAGGATGCATGATCGTGGGAGAAGTGGAAATAGGAGGTAATAATGTAATAGGACCATATACCGTCATAGGTGCTCCTCCACAGCATAGAGATTTCTATTCAAGTAAACTACCAGAAACAGGTAAAATTGTAATAGGAAATAATAATATCATCCGAGAGTTCGTCACTGTACATCTTCCCACAGAAGGTGAGACTGTCATAGGCGATAATTGCTTCCTCTTAGCATACGTGCACTTAGGTCACGACGTTATACTAGGTAACAATGTTACTCTATCAAATAATACCCAAATTGGTGGTCACAGCACCATTAAGGATAATGTTATAACTGGTTTAAATACGTGCATACATCAATACACCACGCTGGGAGCTTACTCAATGATAGGAATGGGATCAATAGTTGTTAAAGATGTTCCGCCATTTGTAGTATATAAAAACTTCATATGTTATAAGATAAATGAAGTTGGACTAGAAAGGGCAGGATTTAACACAAGCGAGATCGAGGAAATTAAAAAGTACTACAAGGAATTTCTAGATATAGATAAAATTACTAGCCTAAGGGTTAAAAAACACCTTATTGACTTTTTGAATACGAGAAACTCTAATAGGAAAATTGCTGAGGTTGATATATCATGA
- a CDS encoding DegT/DnrJ/EryC1/StrS family aminotransferase encodes MQRSETSLKKGGHELKHIPISQPVIGEEEIKAVVEVLRSGRLSQGDRVATFEEKFAQYVGTEYAIAVNSGTSALHVALSSLGIGKGDEVITTTFSFVSTASCILMQGAKPVFVDIDPKTYNIEPSQIEHRITERTKAIIPVHLYGQPCEINKIINVAEKYNLWVIEDCAQALGAEYHGKKVGTFGDVACFSFYPTKSITTGEGGMIVTNDERIAERARMIRNHGQRVKYIHEILGYNYRMTDIAAAIGIVQLEKLEGFIQKRISNAEYYNKNLKIKGKTFVANNVRHVFNLYTIRVRNREGLIEHLKRNDIGYGIYYPIPLHRQPKFMRFCRRSLPEAERACGEVLSIPMHPTLTEEQLKRVCDVINEWMEVNDIRHA; translated from the coding sequence ATGCAGAGATCAGAAACTTCTTTAAAGAAGGGGGGACATGAATTGAAACACATTCCAATTTCTCAACCAGTGATTGGTGAAGAGGAAATAAAAGCGGTAGTAGAGGTTTTACGTTCGGGCAGGTTATCACAAGGAGATCGAGTAGCCACATTTGAAGAGAAATTTGCCCAATATGTTGGGACCGAATATGCAATAGCAGTAAATTCTGGGACTTCTGCCCTACATGTAGCCCTCTCCTCTCTCGGAATTGGAAAGGGAGATGAAGTCATAACAACAACTTTCTCTTTCGTTTCAACAGCATCTTGTATTTTAATGCAGGGTGCAAAACCCGTTTTCGTAGATATAGATCCAAAGACTTACAATATTGAACCAAGCCAGATAGAACATAGGATAACAGAAAGGACGAAGGCAATCATACCTGTTCATCTATATGGACAACCATGTGAAATCAATAAAATTATAAATGTTGCTGAAAAATATAACCTCTGGGTAATAGAAGATTGTGCTCAGGCCTTAGGGGCGGAGTATCACGGGAAAAAGGTTGGAACTTTTGGAGATGTTGCTTGCTTCAGCTTCTATCCAACTAAGAGTATAACTACTGGTGAGGGAGGAATGATCGTAACAAACGACGAGAGAATAGCGGAAAGGGCAAGAATGATAAGAAATCATGGACAGCGCGTAAAATACATTCATGAAATACTTGGGTATAATTATAGAATGACAGACATAGCAGCAGCTATCGGCATTGTTCAACTTGAAAAACTTGAAGGTTTTATTCAAAAGAGAATAAGTAATGCGGAATATTATAATAAAAATTTAAAAATTAAGGGAAAAACCTTTGTTGCAAATAATGTAAGGCATGTATTTAATCTCTATACGATAAGAGTTAGAAATAGAGAGGGGCTAATCGAACATCTGAAGAGGAATGACATAGGGTATGGAATCTACTATCCAATTCCACTTCATAGACAGCCAAAATTTATGAGGTTCTGCAGACGCAGTTTGCCTGAAGCAGAGAGGGCTTGTGGAGAAGTTTTATCAATACCTATGCACCCTACTCTAACCGAAGAACAGCTAAAACGTGTATGCGATGTTATAAATGAATGGATGGAGGTGAATGATATACGCCATGCGTGA
- a CDS encoding glycosyltransferase family 2 protein, whose amino-acid sequence MSKTNYQYPLVAVVVPVHNNKEDTAEFLESLKSVTYPNYKIIIVDDGSTDGTEEMIKTAYPEVILLKGDGNLWWSRAVNLGIEKALEICADYVLLIDNDCVVDSGFMSALVETALRNPRSIIVSKVLYYDHPNKIWEAGADINWFKGEYVPIGHGEIDKGQYQTERYVKCSTLVGALIDVTIFKEMGLMDYKNFPQFKADIDFTYRAYKRGYSIIYQPKSQVWHKVDSTIRKKLPKTSSFRSTFIYLTKDMRSPMNFNATIKYYLRHCPFYFLPLVLLKYFAVLLLKSWQHNPLYLDRKKIPFLQRKS is encoded by the coding sequence ATGAGCAAAACTAATTACCAGTATCCACTTGTAGCGGTAGTAGTTCCAGTACACAACAATAAAGAAGATACAGCAGAATTTCTCGAATCACTAAAAAGCGTGACTTACCCAAATTACAAAATAATAATAGTAGATGATGGTTCTACAGATGGAACTGAAGAGATGATAAAGACGGCCTATCCTGAGGTAATTTTGCTGAAAGGAGACGGCAATTTGTGGTGGTCAAGAGCTGTTAATTTGGGAATTGAAAAAGCCCTCGAAATTTGTGCAGATTATGTACTGCTGATTGATAACGACTGTGTGGTAGATAGTGGTTTTATGTCAGCCTTAGTAGAAACTGCACTAAGGAATCCTCGCTCTATAATTGTTTCGAAAGTTCTATATTATGATCATCCGAACAAAATCTGGGAAGCTGGAGCTGATATCAACTGGTTTAAGGGTGAATACGTCCCAATTGGTCATGGGGAGATTGATAAGGGACAGTACCAAACTGAACGATATGTTAAATGTAGTACTCTTGTAGGGGCTTTAATTGATGTTACTATATTTAAAGAAATGGGGCTTATGGACTATAAAAACTTCCCACAATTTAAGGCAGACATAGATTTTACCTATAGAGCATATAAAAGAGGGTACTCAATAATATATCAACCCAAAAGCCAAGTGTGGCATAAAGTTGATTCTACCATTAGGAAAAAATTACCAAAAACTTCTTCTTTCCGATCTACCTTTATTTATTTAACAAAAGATATGCGATCGCCAATGAACTTTAATGCCACTATTAAATATTACCTAAGACACTGTCCTTTTTATTTTTTGCCCCTTGTCTTACTCAAATACTTTGCAGTGCTACTATTAAAGAGTTGGCAGCACAACCCCTTATACTTAGATCGTAAAAAAATCCCATTTCTCCAGCGCAAATCTTAG
- a CDS encoding polysaccharide biosynthesis C-terminal domain-containing protein, whose protein sequence is MMEGILVKPLKRFADERGFFTEIMREDWNVFQDEVVQANLSITYPGIVRAWHRHERGQVDYFVCIKGAIKICAYDDETQEPNEIVSTGENLQVVRVPGHYWHGFRAVGSEPAMLVYFVNRLYDHESPDEIRRPWNDPTVVPRVINGRKDDPRCNKPWDWFYPPHK, encoded by the coding sequence GTGATGGAAGGAATACTAGTCAAGCCTTTAAAAAGATTTGCAGATGAAAGAGGATTCTTCACCGAGATAATGCGTGAGGACTGGAATGTATTCCAGGATGAGGTAGTCCAGGCAAACCTCTCCATCACCTACCCGGGCATTGTAAGGGCATGGCACAGACATGAGAGGGGACAGGTTGATTACTTCGTCTGCATTAAGGGAGCCATCAAGATATGTGCATACGATGATGAAACTCAGGAGCCTAACGAAATAGTTTCAACAGGCGAAAACCTGCAGGTGGTGAGGGTGCCAGGCCACTACTGGCATGGCTTTAGAGCTGTTGGAAGTGAACCAGCAATGCTTGTTTACTTCGTTAACAGACTGTACGATCACGAAAGCCCAGATGAAATCAGAAGACCTTGGAACGATCCCACAGTTGTGCCTAGGGTCATAAACGGAAGAAAAGATGATCCCCGCTGCAACAAGCCCTGGGACTGGTTCTATCCACCGCATAAGTGA
- a CDS encoding sulfatase produces the protein MKDDIVRPNIIFIVIDALRARNLSCYGYSKLTSPNIDNIAKKGILFENAYSCTNTTDPSITTIFSGKYILSHGIIHHGTLVQKSEINKLKESGTYFLPEILKSYGYVTCAFDILGRWHKRGYDFYIGPSGSSAAVGGIIKRIKRTASKFPSPIYKFLKVLYLKIRGESEPVIYDDAKILTNKAIRFIDQNLGKKFFLFIHYWDVHQYNPPKEYIGKFSIDDNIQSEEEILNQITYPTTLPSVKEGLLRHIVSREIKTVSDFIARYDEAIYFVDHEIGRLIEHLEKKKILDDTFIILTADHGESLFEHGIFVDHHGLYDVNIHIPLIFLYPEIGEHKK, from the coding sequence ATGAAGGATGATATTGTGAGGCCGAATATAATATTTATAGTTATTGATGCTCTTAGGGCTAGGAATTTATCTTGCTATGGTTATTCAAAATTAACAAGTCCAAATATAGACAACATTGCTAAAAAAGGAATATTATTCGAAAATGCGTATTCATGTACTAATACTACTGATCCATCCATTACTACCATTTTCTCGGGAAAGTATATTCTCTCGCATGGAATCATTCATCATGGAACATTAGTTCAAAAAAGTGAAATAAATAAGCTTAAAGAAAGTGGTACATATTTCCTACCTGAAATTTTAAAGTCTTATGGATATGTTACATGTGCATTTGATATACTTGGTAGATGGCACAAAAGAGGATATGATTTTTACATTGGTCCATCTGGGTCATCAGCAGCAGTAGGAGGTATAATTAAACGAATAAAAAGAACAGCAAGTAAATTTCCTTCTCCGATCTATAAATTTTTGAAAGTTTTATACTTGAAGATAAGAGGGGAAAGCGAGCCTGTCATTTATGATGACGCTAAAATTCTTACCAATAAGGCTATAAGGTTTATAGATCAAAATTTAGGTAAAAAATTCTTTCTATTTATTCATTATTGGGATGTTCACCAATACAATCCTCCTAAAGAGTATATTGGGAAATTTAGCATCGACGATAATATTCAAAGTGAAGAGGAGATACTCAATCAAATTACATACCCAACCACCTTACCATCAGTAAAGGAGGGTCTCTTAAGACACATAGTAAGCAGAGAGATTAAAACTGTTTCTGACTTTATAGCCAGATATGATGAGGCTATATACTTTGTAGACCATGAGATAGGAAGATTAATAGAGCACCTTGAAAAAAAGAAGATATTAGACGATACATTCATCATATTGACTGCAGATCATGGTGAAAGCTTATTTGAACATGGCATTTTTGTAGACCATCATGGTTTATATGATGTCAATATTCATATACCTCTTATTTTTTTATATCCTGAGATTGGAGAGCATAAAAAATAA
- a CDS encoding glycosyltransferase family 4 protein, which produces MPLVITSHGGRYNPLMRLIDRIDLLARIAFKNVDCLLVDTQAEKEYFSRILGDDKRIDLQLTIVGVDFDRFKPLNKERAKEIVRLPSQKKVILYVGRLYKLKGADIIIQAFKTLKKKYDVELIMIGYHQNDPLIKDARAAGARIIPVIPQEQLVPYYNAADVFVTASFEENVVAPGGIGMAPIEALACNTPVVSPSLRHFPQDDVEKVGKIPQSPEDVAKCIAGILEDPTPYHNCRRVARRYYDWKVVVDHLIKIYDKLFSKYYG; this is translated from the coding sequence ATGCCACTCGTGATAACATCACATGGTGGACGTTACAATCCGTTAATGCGCCTGATTGACAGAATAGATTTGTTGGCAAGGATAGCTTTTAAAAATGTGGATTGCCTTCTTGTAGATACTCAAGCAGAAAAAGAATATTTCTCTCGCATATTAGGCGATGATAAGCGAATAGACTTACAGTTAACAATTGTTGGCGTTGACTTCGATAGGTTTAAACCGTTAAACAAAGAAAGAGCTAAAGAGATCGTTAGGCTCCCTTCGCAAAAGAAAGTAATATTATATGTTGGTAGACTTTATAAGTTAAAAGGCGCAGATATAATCATACAAGCGTTTAAGACATTAAAAAAGAAGTATGATGTTGAACTGATTATGATTGGGTACCATCAAAATGATCCACTCATAAAGGACGCAAGAGCTGCCGGAGCGAGGATAATACCCGTCATTCCACAAGAACAATTAGTTCCTTATTATAACGCTGCCGATGTCTTTGTAACAGCATCATTCGAAGAAAATGTTGTTGCTCCTGGGGGAATAGGTATGGCACCTATAGAAGCATTAGCTTGCAACACACCAGTTGTTAGTCCGAGTCTACGACATTTTCCTCAAGATGATGTTGAAAAAGTGGGGAAGATTCCACAGAGTCCGGAAGATGTAGCAAAATGTATTGCTGGGATACTTGAGGATCCCACTCCATACCATAATTGTCGTAGGGTTGCAAGGCGTTATTATGATTGGAAAGTTGTAGTGGATCACCTAATAAAAATATATGACAAATTATTTAGTAAGTATTATGGATAA